One window of Globicephala melas chromosome 2, mGloMel1.2, whole genome shotgun sequence genomic DNA carries:
- the NOX5 gene encoding LOW QUALITY PROTEIN: NADPH oxidase 5 (The sequence of the model RefSeq protein was modified relative to this genomic sequence to represent the inferred CDS: inserted 1 base in 1 codon; substituted 3 bases at 3 genomic stop codons), with amino-acid sequence MTPGEALLLLLMSACSSSCVRRSGHFEVFYWTHLSYLPCLHGPNFWKXLLVPGILFFLEKAVGLAASLMEALCIVEVXLLPSKVTHLVIKKPPPFHYRPGDYLXLNIPTVAHHKWHPFTIRSAPEQKDTIWLHTRSQGQWINRLYESFKKSDPVGYGSERLSRSLKMRRSQRKLQGSDCREVSEVSSENHQFCNIKCYIDGPYRTPNRRIFTSEHAVLIGAGVGITPFASILQSILYRHQKRTHICPTASTPGGRVCVQDADVKLHKVDSIWINRDXRSFEWFVSLTRMEMDQAEETQEGRFLELRMYMTSALGKNDMKAIGLQMVLDLQAKKEKKDSITGLQTRSQPGRPDWNEVFQKLATEEKGKVQVFFCGFPALAKMLKDHCKQFGFKFFQGNF; translated from the exons GTGTTCTATTGGACCCACCTGTCCTACCTCCCATGTCTGCACGGGCCCAACTTCTGGAAGTAGCTGCTGGTCCCCGGCATCTTGTTCTTCCTGGAGAAGGCCGTTGGCCTGGCCGCATCCCTCATGGAGGCCCTGTGCATCGTGGAAG ATCTCCTCCCTTCCAAG gTCACTCATCTCGTCATCAAGAAGCCCCCTCCTTTCCACTACAGGCCTGGCGACTACTTGTAACTGAACATCCCCACCGTCGCACACCACAAGTGGCACCCCTTCACCATCCGCAGCGCTCCCGAGCAGAAAG ACACCATCTGGCTACACACCCGGTCCCAGGGCCAGTGGATAAACAGGCTGTATGAGTCCTTCAAGAAATCAGACCCAGTGGGCTATGGTTCCGAGAGGCTCTCAAGGAGTTTGAAGATGAGAAGGAGTCAGAGGAAGCTGCAGGGAAGTGACTGCAGGGAA GTCTCCGAGGTGTCCTCTGAGAACCACCAGTTCTGTAACATCAAG TGCTACATCGATGGCCCTTACAGGACCCCCAACCGCAGGATATTCACCTCCGAGCATGCTGTGCTCATCGGGGCAGGCGTCGGCATCACCCCCTTTGCTTCCATCCTGCAGAGCATCTTGTACAG GCACCAGAAGAGAACGCACATCTGCCCCACTGCCAGCACTCCgggagggagggtgtgtgtgcAGGATGCTGACGTGAAGCTCCACAAG GTGGACTCCATCTGGATCAACCGAGACTAGCGGTCTTTCGAGTGGTTTGTGAGTCTGACCAGAATGGAGATGGACCAGGCCGAGGAGACTCAGGAGG GCCGTTTCCTGGAGCTGCGCATGTATATGACCTCCGCGCTGGGCAAGAATGACATGAAGGCCATTGGTTTGCAGATGGTCCTCGATCTCCAggccaagaaggagaagaaggattCCATCACGGGCCTCCAGACACGCAGCCAGCCTGGGCGGCCAGATTGGAACGAG GTGTTCCAGAAGTTAGCCACTGAGGAGAAGGGCAAGGTGCAGGTCTTCTTCTGTGGCTTCCCAGCTCTGGCCAAGATGCTCAAGGACCATTGTAAGCAGTTCGGCTTCAAGTTTTTCCAAGGGAACTTCTAG